One genomic window of Halovivax cerinus includes the following:
- a CDS encoding PKD domain-containing protein, translating to MNRRRLLFGVLALGFVLLAGAGTAAADAPNCADVTYTQSNGAYEIDSVEKLQCISSQGLDADYVLTENIDASETATWNGGDGFDPIGDVDFSRDDWFTGTFDGNGNEISGLTISRPNERFTGLFDGIGATGSVAHLRLSGAVLDTYSQTGILTGENQGTISDVTVEGTVSGDSAQVGGLVGLNGGIVTRSSSFGSVSGGNYVGGLVGDQVASNADAITQSYAASTVSTSPQYYGGLVGRNNGDIPLDTTYWNTDLTDQGVVDSPAPPIGLTTDEMQGADAVSHMDGLDFDTVWKTRTNPAGYPLLRSFVDPASVSFGSPSISTESVSAGDTVDASITVENAGKLAGRYNVSLAVDGTIEEWVNGTIDGGSTETVAITQTLTDIGDRSVTVTGGSATATETVSVSDETAPTAEAGVDKTTDEDTTLAFDGSGSTDNGNIDSFEWKFDDDSTATGKTAGHTYADPGTYTVTLTVTDAAGNTDIDTAIVTVEDVTDPSADVGGDRTIDEDAIRTFDASASSDNVDVVSYEWDFGDDTTATGETVEHAYADPDEYIVTLTVTDGAGNTDTDTVTVTVEDVTPPAADAGADQTVDEDSSVSFDASASSDNVGIASYAWDLGDGSTATGETATHTYTDPGEYTATLTVADDAGNTDTDTVTVTVEDVTAPTADAGSGLTADEDTAISFDASASTDNDAIATYVWDLGDGSTATGETATHTYTDPGTYTVTLTVTDEVGNTDTDTVTVTVEDVTVPTADAGSDLTGDEDSSVSFDASASTDNDAIASYAWDFGDGSTATGETATHTYADPGTYTATLTVTDDAGNTDTDTVTVTVEDVTAPTADATTNESTGTATEAIAFDGSGSIDNHAIASYAWDLGDGSTAAGETVEHTYDAPGAYTVTLTVTDDAGTTDTATVTVTVEPGPATAVTVETQPSDSTAGDSITGPPAALVTDTKGNPVPDVPVDVAVSLGGGAITDGETTLETDANGVATFDDLVVETADAYRLRFSIDDDGTVESSDWVDSTVFDVTSAAVDSVAVETHPADTTAGEAIAGPPTAIVSDQYGNPVPGVDVEVTVNGSFAGGATTNATGADGTATFSALVVDAAGSYELSFEVAGRAAVTTEAFTVDAGQAASVAVVTQPGETIDGDSIAGPPTALVVDASGNPVAGVDVTATVNDTFESGATTVQTAADGTATFADLVVDSTGRYALTFEAAGVGSAATSDGFAVLAPANISVSVLDPATAEIAPNESLSVTAAVSNGGDLEGTQDVEFRLDGEAVSARTVTLGGGESTTVAFDNVSTSHLGPGDYAYGVYGIEGDATGTLTVLEPAVFEVSDLSPGDVTADASESVDVTATVTNTGQVGGTERVTLTLDGADRGNRTVDLDGGKSTPVTYEDVSLPSSSGEYRYAVGTTDDEASAIATVESSPLPPRTPISVRSATLETDVVSVGEPVTIEATIENPRKTSVHVSSALSVDGDGVETATVRVPADGTQTITFERAFDAPGEYDLAVDGVSAGTVTVTEESSVPSVVDVVLVTDEVVAGEEVIVEATVENSGTEERTHVVTLSLDGTIVANETIALGAGDREPVTVTHVVDEPGTYTLTVGDDGFDVTVSPAGSSTDASENSGESGGSETPDEPSSTDGVPGFGVFGAVLALCAVAIRRSRR from the coding sequence ATGAACCGCCGTCGCCTCCTCTTCGGTGTCCTCGCACTCGGGTTCGTCCTGCTCGCCGGAGCGGGCACCGCAGCGGCCGACGCCCCCAACTGTGCCGACGTCACCTACACCCAGTCGAACGGCGCCTACGAGATCGACTCGGTCGAGAAACTCCAGTGCATCTCCTCGCAGGGGCTCGACGCCGACTACGTCCTGACCGAGAACATCGACGCGAGCGAAACAGCGACCTGGAACGGCGGCGACGGCTTCGATCCGATCGGTGACGTCGATTTTAGCCGCGATGACTGGTTCACGGGCACGTTCGACGGTAACGGAAACGAGATATCCGGACTCACTATATCTCGGCCGAACGAGAGATTTACCGGTCTGTTCGATGGTATCGGCGCCACGGGATCGGTGGCGCACCTTCGGCTCAGCGGTGCGGTCCTCGATACATATTCCCAAACCGGTATTCTCACGGGGGAAAACCAGGGCACTATCTCGGACGTAACCGTCGAGGGGACCGTTTCGGGAGACAGTGCTCAGGTCGGCGGTCTGGTTGGGTTGAACGGGGGAATAGTCACCAGATCGTCGAGCTTCGGATCGGTTTCGGGCGGGAATTACGTCGGCGGACTCGTCGGTGATCAAGTTGCTTCGAACGCAGATGCGATAACGCAGTCGTACGCTGCGAGTACCGTTTCCACGAGTCCGCAATATTATGGCGGGCTAGTCGGGAGGAATAACGGAGACATTCCGCTCGACACGACGTACTGGAACACCGACCTGACAGATCAGGGAGTGGTCGACTCCCCCGCACCCCCGATCGGTCTCACGACCGACGAGATGCAGGGAGCGGACGCCGTCTCGCACATGGATGGACTCGATTTCGATACTGTCTGGAAAACGCGAACCAATCCAGCGGGGTATCCACTCTTGCGATCGTTCGTCGATCCAGCGAGCGTTTCGTTCGGCTCTCCGTCCATCTCGACGGAGTCAGTGAGCGCAGGCGATACGGTCGACGCATCGATCACTGTCGAGAACGCGGGCAAGCTCGCGGGGAGGTACAACGTCTCACTTGCAGTTGACGGGACCATCGAAGAGTGGGTCAACGGCACCATCGACGGCGGGTCGACCGAGACGGTCGCGATTACACAGACGCTGACGGATATCGGTGACCGATCGGTGACCGTGACCGGCGGAAGCGCGACCGCGACCGAAACCGTCTCGGTCTCCGATGAGACCGCCCCGACGGCTGAAGCCGGAGTCGACAAGACTACCGACGAGGATACCACCCTCGCGTTTGACGGGTCGGGCTCGACAGACAATGGGAATATCGACTCGTTCGAGTGGAAGTTCGACGATGATTCGACAGCGACCGGAAAGACGGCCGGTCACACATACGCCGACCCCGGCACCTACACTGTCACGCTCACTGTTACCGACGCAGCCGGTAATACCGATATCGATACGGCGATCGTCACCGTCGAGGACGTGACGGATCCGTCCGCCGATGTGGGCGGTGATCGAACGATCGACGAGGACGCCATCCGCACGTTCGACGCCTCCGCTTCCTCCGATAACGTCGACGTCGTGTCGTACGAATGGGACTTCGGCGACGACACGACCGCGACCGGAGAGACGGTCGAGCACGCCTACGCCGATCCCGACGAGTACATCGTCACCCTCACCGTCACCGACGGCGCGGGCAACACTGACACCGACACCGTGACCGTCACCGTCGAGGACGTCACGCCTCCGGCTGCCGATGCAGGCGCCGATCAGACGGTCGACGAAGATTCGTCAGTTTCCTTCGACGCTTCCGCGTCCAGCGACAACGTCGGAATCGCATCCTACGCGTGGGACCTCGGCGACGGCTCGACGGCGACCGGAGAGACGGCGACCCACACCTACACCGATCCGGGCGAGTACACTGCCACGCTCACCGTGGCGGACGACGCCGGCAACACCGACACCGACACGGTGACTGTCACCGTCGAGGACGTGACCGCACCGACGGCTGACGCAGGGAGCGGCCTGACCGCGGACGAGGATACGGCGATTTCCTTCGACGCGTCGGCCTCGACCGACAACGACGCCATCGCCACCTACGTGTGGGACCTCGGCGACGGCTCGACGGCGACCGGAGAGACGGCGACCCACACCTACACCGATCCGGGCACCTACACCGTCACGCTCACCGTGACAGACGAGGTCGGCAACACCGATACTGACACGGTGACCGTTACCGTCGAGGACGTGACCGTACCGACGGCTGACGCGGGTAGCGACCTGACCGGGGACGAGGATTCGTCAGTTTCCTTCGACGCGTCGGCCTCGACCGACAACGACGCCATCGCATCCTACGCGTGGGACTTCGGCGACGGCTCCACCGCGACCGGAGAGACGGCGACCCACACCTACGCCGATCCAGGCACGTACACCGCCACGCTCACCGTCACCGACGACGCCGGCAACACCGACACCGACACGGTGACTGTCACCGTCGAAGACGTGACCGCGCCGACGGCGGACGCGACCACCAACGAGTCGACCGGCACCGCGACCGAAGCGATCGCGTTCGACGGATCCGGCTCGATCGACAACCACGCGATCGCCTCCTACGCGTGGGACCTCGGCGACGGCTCGACCGCGGCCGGGGAGACGGTCGAGCACACCTACGACGCTCCGGGCGCGTACACCGTCACGCTCACCGTGACCGACGACGCCGGTACCACTGACACAGCCACCGTGACCGTCACCGTCGAGCCGGGACCGGCGACGGCGGTCACCGTCGAAACCCAGCCGAGCGACAGCACCGCAGGCGACAGCATCACTGGACCACCTGCTGCGCTGGTGACGGACACGAAGGGCAATCCCGTCCCGGACGTACCGGTCGACGTCGCAGTGAGCCTCGGCGGCGGGGCGATCACCGACGGCGAAACCACACTCGAAACCGACGCAAACGGCGTCGCCACGTTCGACGACCTCGTCGTCGAGACGGCTGACGCCTATCGTCTGCGGTTCTCGATCGACGACGACGGGACCGTCGAATCGAGTGATTGGGTCGACTCTACCGTGTTCGACGTCACCTCGGCAGCGGTCGATTCGGTCGCCGTCGAGACGCACCCGGCGGACACGACGGCAGGCGAGGCCATCGCCGGCCCGCCGACCGCAATCGTCAGCGATCAGTACGGTAATCCCGTCCCGGGCGTCGATGTCGAAGTGACCGTCAACGGGTCGTTCGCCGGCGGCGCGACGACGAACGCGACGGGTGCCGACGGGACCGCCACGTTTTCGGCCCTCGTCGTCGACGCGGCCGGCTCCTACGAACTCTCGTTCGAGGTCGCCGGACGAGCCGCCGTCACCACCGAGGCGTTCACCGTCGACGCCGGCCAGGCTGCATCTGTCGCCGTGGTGACCCAGCCAGGCGAGACGATCGATGGCGACTCGATCGCCGGTCCACCCACGGCGCTCGTCGTCGACGCGTCTGGAAACCCGGTCGCAGGGGTCGACGTGACCGCCACCGTCAACGACACGTTCGAGTCCGGGGCCACGACCGTCCAGACGGCAGCCGACGGAACCGCCACGTTTGCCGACCTCGTCGTCGACTCGACGGGACGCTACGCGCTCACGTTCGAGGCGGCCGGCGTCGGCTCGGCCGCGACGAGCGACGGATTCGCGGTCCTCGCGCCCGCGAATATCTCGGTCTCAGTCCTCGATCCAGCCACCGCCGAGATCGCGCCGAACGAGTCGCTCTCGGTGACGGCGGCGGTATCCAACGGCGGGGACCTCGAAGGGACGCAGGACGTCGAGTTCCGACTCGACGGCGAGGCGGTCTCCGCCCGAACGGTGACGCTCGGTGGCGGCGAGTCGACGACCGTGGCGTTCGACAACGTCTCGACGAGCCACCTCGGACCGGGCGATTACGCCTACGGAGTCTACGGCATCGAGGGCGACGCTACCGGGACGCTGACCGTGCTCGAACCCGCCGTTTTCGAGGTCTCCGACCTCTCGCCGGGCGACGTCACGGCCGACGCGAGCGAGTCGGTCGACGTGACCGCCACCGTCACGAACACTGGTCAAGTTGGGGGGACCGAACGGGTGACGCTCACGCTGGACGGCGCAGATCGCGGGAATCGAACGGTCGATCTCGACGGCGGAAAGTCGACGCCGGTCACGTACGAAGATGTCTCACTTCCCAGCTCGTCCGGTGAGTATCGGTACGCCGTCGGAACGACCGACGACGAGGCGAGTGCAATCGCGACCGTCGAGTCGTCGCCGTTGCCGCCGCGAACACCGATATCGGTGCGGTCCGCGACGCTCGAAACGGACGTCGTTTCGGTGGGCGAACCGGTGACGATCGAAGCGACGATCGAGAATCCCCGGAAGACGTCGGTGCACGTCAGTTCGGCGCTCTCCGTCGACGGCGACGGCGTCGAGACGGCGACCGTCCGCGTTCCCGCCGACGGGACCCAGACGATCACGTTCGAGCGAGCGTTCGACGCCCCCGGCGAGTACGACCTCGCGGTGGACGGCGTTTCGGCCGGGACGGTGACGGTGACCGAAGAATCCTCGGTGCCGTCGGTCGTCGACGTGGTGCTCGTCACCGACGAAGTCGTCGCCGGCGAGGAGGTGATCGTCGAAGCGACCGTCGAGAACTCCGGCACCGAAGAGCGGACGCACGTCGTGACCCTCTCACTGGACGGGACCATCGTCGCGAACGAGACGATCGCGCTCGGGGCGGGCGACCGGGAACCGGTGACCGTGACTCACGTCGTCGACGAGCCCGGAACGTACACGCTCACCGTCGGCGACGACGGGTTCGACGTGACAGTGAGCCCGGCCGGATCGTCGACCGACGCGTCCGAAAACAGTGGTGAATCCGGCGGATCGGAGACGCCGGACGAACCATCGTCGACCGACGGCGTCCCCGGATTCGGCGTCTTCGGCGCAGTCCTCGCGCTCTGTGCGGTCGCGATTCGTCGGTCCAGGAGGTAG
- a CDS encoding helix-turn-helix transcriptional regulator, whose translation MTGAGYETAIELLRYAPVLEACRSAPRSRRELVEETGTSRTTIYRATVALEERDLVKYDGDGYRTTARGGALSRASASFRATTETIERLEPLFDVVSHPELLDNAYRLDDPTVTVVDASNPYRVADRAVERFEERPAVRGVTASATDAEAFARAGPLLSEKSRVEWLFTETAFDAHETINDEFRRVLSAPTISIGIVPDEAVPFSFSVDEDVSIVGHDDRTGLPTVLVESDSQAAHDWLRRRFEELDERATPLETWIDERG comes from the coding sequence ATGACGGGGGCCGGGTACGAGACGGCGATCGAACTCCTTCGGTACGCGCCGGTCCTCGAGGCCTGCCGATCGGCTCCCCGGTCTCGGCGGGAACTCGTCGAGGAGACTGGCACCTCGCGGACGACGATCTACCGCGCGACGGTCGCGCTCGAAGAGCGTGACCTCGTAAAATACGACGGCGACGGCTATCGGACCACCGCGCGTGGCGGCGCGCTGAGTCGGGCGAGCGCATCGTTCCGCGCCACGACCGAGACCATCGAGCGACTCGAACCGCTGTTCGACGTCGTCTCGCACCCGGAGCTACTCGACAACGCCTACCGACTGGACGACCCGACGGTCACCGTCGTCGACGCGTCGAATCCCTACCGGGTCGCCGATCGGGCTGTCGAACGGTTCGAGGAGCGACCGGCCGTCCGCGGCGTCACCGCGAGTGCCACCGACGCCGAAGCGTTCGCCCGGGCCGGTCCCCTTCTGTCAGAGAAATCCCGGGTCGAGTGGCTGTTCACGGAGACGGCGTTCGACGCCCACGAGACGATCAACGACGAGTTCCGACGCGTCCTCTCGGCGCCGACCATCTCGATCGGAATCGTCCCCGACGAGGCCGTCCCGTTCTCCTTCTCCGTCGACGAGGACGTCTCCATCGTCGGGCACGACGACCGCACCGGTCTGCCGACGGTTCTCGTCGAATCCGACTCGCAAGCGGCCCACGACTGGCTCCGCCGTCGGTTCGAGGAACTCGACGAGCGAGCGACGCCGCTCGAAACCTGGATCGACGAGCGAGGGTGA
- a CDS encoding SWIM zinc finger family protein, which translates to MNTTASPKAPLSVPRADRLDERSRRARTEPMAVMALGDGLYEVETEDTTYLVDVASGRCSCPDHIFRGARCKHVRRVAIEITEGLAPPPGQLAVECHDCTETVFVDEDDDGPVYCDRHALSPGDAARDRETDALVTVVSVSDRRADATAVPATGESVAKYGTNAEYDGDVPVVAAVYPHATVRRNGPVPRELQVYLFPRTRLERTPSNSSRG; encoded by the coding sequence ATGAACACCACCGCCTCACCCAAAGCACCGCTGTCCGTCCCGCGCGCCGACCGTCTCGACGAGCGCTCGCGCCGGGCACGGACCGAACCGATGGCCGTCATGGCGCTCGGCGACGGGCTCTACGAGGTCGAGACCGAGGACACGACCTACCTCGTCGACGTTGCCTCCGGACGCTGCAGTTGCCCGGATCACATCTTCCGCGGCGCCCGATGCAAGCACGTCCGCCGCGTCGCCATCGAGATCACCGAAGGACTCGCCCCGCCGCCGGGCCAGCTCGCCGTCGAGTGTCACGACTGCACCGAGACGGTCTTCGTCGACGAGGACGACGACGGCCCCGTCTACTGCGATCGCCACGCCCTCTCGCCGGGCGACGCGGCCCGCGATCGCGAGACCGACGCCCTCGTGACGGTCGTGTCCGTCTCCGACCGGCGCGCAGACGCGACCGCCGTTCCCGCAACGGGCGAATCGGTCGCCAAGTACGGCACGAACGCCGAGTACGACGGCGACGTCCCCGTCGTCGCTGCGGTCTACCCGCACGCGACGGTCCGTCGCAACGGCCCCGTCCCGCGCGAGTTGCAGGTGTACCTCTTCCCGCGAACGCGCCTCGAACGGACGCCGTCAAATTCCTCCCGCGGCTGA
- a CDS encoding DUF7472 family protein, which produces MIDRESVIEAAAALASVLVMLGVMLYVGMTYGSATALGDQGAEVMVGAIVAFILFVTVLGVGLAYATSDPTPPDDDATA; this is translated from the coding sequence ATGATCGATCGCGAAAGCGTCATCGAGGCCGCGGCGGCCCTCGCGAGCGTCCTCGTCATGCTCGGCGTGATGCTCTACGTGGGCATGACCTACGGGAGCGCCACGGCGCTCGGCGATCAGGGCGCGGAGGTCATGGTCGGGGCGATCGTCGCCTTCATCCTCTTCGTAACCGTCCTCGGTGTCGGACTCGCGTACGCGACCTCCGACCCGACGCCACCGGACGACGACGCGACGGCCTGA
- the hisG gene encoding ATP phosphoribosyltransferase translates to MRIAVPNKGRLHEPTIDLLERAGLHLENGADRKLYAETVDPEVTVLFARAADIPEYIADGAAEMGITGLDQVRESGQSDRLAELLDLEFGRCRLVLAAPEDGDIDSLSDLAGRTVATEFPRITREFFADTGVDPEVVEVTGATELTPHVEMADAIVDITSTGTTLQVNRLAIIDEVLSSSVRLFAHEDVVDEPKVRELRTALSSVLTADGKRYLMMNVPEDRIDAVRDVIPGLGGPTIMDVANGGDKVAVHAVVDERDVFETITEVKRAGASDILVTEIERLVE, encoded by the coding sequence ATGCGAATCGCCGTTCCCAACAAGGGCCGCCTGCACGAGCCGACGATCGACCTTCTGGAGCGGGCAGGTCTCCATCTGGAAAACGGCGCCGACCGCAAGCTCTACGCCGAGACGGTCGATCCCGAGGTGACCGTCCTCTTCGCTCGCGCGGCCGACATTCCCGAGTACATCGCCGACGGCGCGGCCGAGATGGGCATCACCGGCCTCGATCAGGTCCGCGAGTCCGGCCAGTCGGACCGCCTCGCTGAACTGCTCGACCTCGAGTTCGGTCGGTGCCGGCTCGTCCTCGCCGCGCCGGAGGACGGCGACATCGACTCGCTTTCTGACCTCGCGGGACGGACCGTCGCGACCGAGTTCCCGCGGATCACCCGAGAGTTCTTCGCCGACACCGGCGTCGACCCTGAGGTCGTCGAGGTTACCGGCGCGACGGAACTCACGCCCCACGTCGAGATGGCCGACGCCATCGTCGACATCACGAGCACGGGGACGACGCTGCAGGTGAATCGCTTAGCCATCATCGACGAGGTCCTCTCGAGTTCCGTCCGCCTGTTCGCCCACGAGGACGTCGTCGACGAACCGAAAGTCAGGGAACTGCGGACGGCGCTGTCCTCGGTCCTCACCGCAGACGGCAAGCGCTACCTCATGATGAACGTCCCCGAGGACCGGATCGACGCCGTTCGCGACGTCATCCCCGGGCTGGGCGGACCGACGATCATGGACGTCGCCAACGGCGGCGACAAGGTCGCCGTCCACGCCGTCGTCGACGAACGCGACGTCTTCGAGACGATCACCGAGGTCAAACGCGCCGGCGCGAGCGACATTCTCGTCACCGAAATCGAACGGCTGGTCGAGTAG
- a CDS encoding DUF7577 domain-containing protein — MELWGWLVGYVLLFALLHALLYVYYVRRNGDDQPASPSVADRTLTGVSYGSPIDDHHLAQSDERYDDPDEYAVEVDGDVHLCRTCGAPNDGDTTYTYCWNCLSTLGT, encoded by the coding sequence ATGGAACTCTGGGGCTGGCTCGTCGGATACGTCCTCCTGTTCGCCCTCCTCCACGCGTTGCTCTACGTCTACTACGTCCGACGGAACGGCGACGATCAACCCGCCTCGCCGTCGGTGGCGGATCGAACGCTCACCGGCGTCAGTTACGGCTCTCCCATCGACGATCACCACCTCGCCCAGTCGGACGAGCGATACGACGATCCGGACGAGTACGCAGTCGAGGTCGACGGCGACGTCCACCTCTGCAGGACGTGCGGTGCCCCCAACGACGGCGACACCACGTACACCTACTGCTGGAACTGCCTCTCGACGCTCGGGACGTAG
- a CDS encoding acyltransferase, with amino-acid sequence MTKRHVSLPDEAETAMTDFIDEVDERLASDEEDTCDVVEDVLIDLTGDRDAYERWESGEDVSAAERVRLQSYDPCNTTLESEYYAEKDEAAFEESKHLQWLWRQFDSLPIADNVAFALRFRAMLADHLFESCGDGCRFFKGITFTYGHNITVGDNTVIHDDVHLDDRGELTIGNRASISDGAHIYSHDHDLVDQTTVRNYQTIIEDDARVTYDAMVRAGCRIGENAIVGARAVVQGDVPAHHVAVGAPAKSVKVKPGWEADAAPLDAGGADRKEDRRIEYDLPDDIDVFDEFQRDF; translated from the coding sequence ATGACCAAGCGGCACGTCTCCCTCCCGGACGAGGCGGAGACGGCGATGACCGACTTCATCGACGAGGTCGACGAGCGACTGGCGAGCGACGAGGAGGACACGTGCGACGTCGTCGAGGACGTCCTCATCGACCTGACGGGGGATCGGGACGCCTACGAGCGCTGGGAATCGGGTGAGGACGTTTCGGCCGCCGAGCGCGTCCGCCTACAGAGTTACGACCCCTGCAACACGACCCTCGAGAGCGAGTACTACGCCGAGAAGGACGAGGCGGCGTTCGAGGAGTCGAAACACCTCCAGTGGCTCTGGCGGCAGTTCGACAGCCTGCCGATCGCCGACAACGTCGCGTTCGCCCTCCGGTTTCGGGCGATGCTGGCCGACCACCTCTTCGAGTCCTGCGGCGACGGCTGCCGGTTCTTCAAGGGGATCACGTTCACCTACGGCCACAACATCACCGTCGGCGACAACACCGTGATCCACGACGACGTTCACCTGGACGACCGCGGTGAGTTGACGATCGGAAATCGTGCGTCCATCTCCGACGGCGCCCACATCTACAGTCACGACCACGACCTCGTCGACCAGACCACGGTGCGAAACTACCAGACGATAATCGAGGACGACGCGCGCGTCACGTACGACGCGATGGTCCGCGCGGGCTGTCGCATCGGCGAGAACGCCATCGTCGGCGCACGTGCCGTCGTACAGGGGGACGTTCCAGCCCACCACGTCGCGGTCGGGGCACCCGCGAAGAGCGTCAAAGTCAAACCAGGCTGGGAGGCGGACGCCGCGCCACTCGACGCCGGCGGCGCGGATCGAAAAGAAGATCGCCGCATCGAGTACGACCTCCCCGACGACATAGACGTCTTCGACGAGTTCCAGCGGGACTTCTAA